The genomic stretch CCTTTGTTGCCTCCAATTTGGTCTCCAATGCTGCATACAACGGGCTACATCCTTCACGATTTCTAACAGCTGTGGCTAGGATTATTCCTTAGCATAAAAATCCGTTACCTTACTTATTTTCTTACACTTCCTAAATGGGGTGTGGTTGTTCATTTCATTATATTGATATTATGTTTCGCGGAGGATTATTCGTATTCTTGGGCGCATGCAGCTATGGCGTGCTCTCTACATTTGTAAAATTGGCCTATGATGATGGTTTTTCTCTAGGTGAAGTTGTTGGGGCACAAGTTTTTTTTGGCGTAATAATTTTATGGGGGATATGGTCATTTTTGCCTCAAAAACGCGCTGTTTTCGCAAATCCGCGTGTAAGTATAACGTTGATTTTGTCAGGAATAACCACGGCAATGGTGAGTATTTGCTACTATAAATGCGTGCAGCTACTTCCTGCATCTATAGCTATACTTCTTTTGATGCAATTCACTTGGATAGGCATACTTCTCGATTGGTTAATTTGTGGCAAGCGACCTTCTTTGCTACAGCTCGTTGCCGTAACTTTGATTTTAGGAGGTACCGCTTTAGCTGGGGGCTTGCTATCGTCAACCTCACAGGTATTTAGCTGGGTAGGTGTTTTTTATGGTATAGTTTCGGCTGTATGCTTCTCCCTCTTTATATTGGTAAGTGGAAGGGTTCGCAACTCACTGCATCCCATCGCTAAAAGTGCCCTTTTAATGACGGGTTCTTGCATTACCATTTTCTTAATATTTCCACCAATGTTTTTGGTAAACGGTTCGTTGGGTGGAGGGCTTGCTCAATGGGCACTATGGCTTTCTGTGTTTGGGGTAGTTATACCTCCCGTCTTTTTTGCCAAAGGAATGCCAACGGTTGGTATTGGACTTGGATCCATTATCAGTTCAGCCGAATTGCCTGTAGCGGTAATAATGTCGGTAGTTGTACTGCACGAACAGCTGGTTATCTTGCAGTGGCTTGGTATTGCGGTAATACTTCTGGCTATTGCATTGCCTAGTATGGTTTTTTTTATGGTTAAACGTGCTGAGCACTGACCAATTTTCTTTCTCAATAAAAAAAGAGAGCCGTTGTTGCTCTCTTTTTTTTAAACGGGATGTCTTAACCTACTACTTGAGTGCATCAAAGAGTATTTCGATAGGATGAACGGCGCTTCGTCCTGTTCCATCGTGAATTTGATGGCGGCAGCTGGTTCCTGGAGCAGTAATTAGTGTTTTTGCGCTAGCCTTCCGAACAGCAGGAAATAAAACCAGCTCGCCAACCTTCATTGAAAGTTCAAAGTGCTCTTTTTCGTAGCCAAACGAACCAGCCATACCACAGCAACCGGAGGGTATCTCCTTTACTGTGTAGTTCTTCGGAATCGAAAGCATTTTCTTTGTTGGTTCAGTGCTTGCTACCGACTTCTGTTGGCAATGTCCATGCAGCAGGGTTTCTTTCTCAAGTTGGGTAAAGTCATTGGCTGAGATATTTCCATTGTCGAATTCCCTAACAATAAATTCCTCAAACAGAAGAGTATTAGGAGCAAGTTGCTTTGCTTTATTACGCAACTCTTTATCAACCAATGAAGGGTATTCATCTCTAAACGAAAGAATGGCTGATGGCTCTATTCCCACCAGAGGAGTTTCGCTTGTAATTATATCTGAAAGCAGCATTACATTCTGATTTGCAATGCGTTTTGCGGTTCTAATTAATCCTTTAGATATATAGGTGCGGCCACTCTCTCCATGTTTCGGAATTGCCACTTCATAACCAAGAGTTTGGAGTAGCTTAATTGCTTTTATACCAACTCCAACATCATTGAAGTTGGAAAATTCATCGCAGAATAAAAACACCTTTCCCTTGGCATTTAGTGGCTTAGCTACTTGATTCTTCTTAAACCATCGTGCTAGTGTGGTTTTGTATAGAGTTGGTAGGTTTCTTTCGGGGTGAAAGCCAAGCGATTTCATAAGCAGGCGCGAAACGTACCTGTTTGTTAACACGAAGTTTGTGATAGAGGGAGCCATCGACCCTAAGGCATTTATCTTGGTTATGTATGCTACTAACCTCGACCGCAAAGGAATTCCGTGTTTATCGTAGTAGTGTTGAAGGAATTCAGCCTTAAGTTTTGCCATATCTACGCTCGAGGGACACTCCGATTTACACCCCTTACAGCTTAGGCAGAGATCCATAATTTCGTATATTTCCTTGTGATCAAAGGGGCTTTCTTTTGTGCTGTTGGTAAGAAATTCCCGTAATATATTGGCTCGCGCTCGTGTGGTGGATGATTCGTTGCGGCTAGCCATGTAGCTGGGGCACATGGTGCCGCCTGCCTTTTCGGTTTTTCGGCAATCGCCCGATCCATTGCACTTTTCAGCTTCACGTAAAATTCCCCCCTCCTCGCTAAAATCGAAAATGGTTTCTATATTACGATTTGGTTTGCCCGGCTCATACCTCAAGCTTGTATTCATTTGCGGGGTATTCACTATCTTGTTGGGATTGAAAATGCCGGCAGGATCAAATACATCCTTAATTTCTTTCATCCAGCCATAGCATTTTTCGCCCACCATTATAGGAATAAATTCGCCGCGCAAACGCCCATCACCATGCTCACCACTCAATGATCCCTTGTATCGCTTCACAAGATGAGCAGTATCAATCGCCACACTTCGAAAGAGATCAACATCCTTGGGGTCTTTTAGGTTGAGAATGGGGCGGAGGTGTAGTTCGCCGGTTCCTATATGGGCATGGTAAACGCAATCGAGATTATACTTCTCCATTATTTGGGCAAAATCGTGCATGTAATCTGGTAGACGCACTGGTGCAACAGCGGTGTCTTCGATGACAGAAACTGGTTTTGCATCTCCCTTCATATTCGAAAGAACCCCTAGACCTGCTTTTCGTAAGTTCCAAACTTTTTTAACCTCGGTACCCCAAATTACAGGAAAATGGTAACCATAGCCATTTAGGCGCATTTCTGCCTCCATCTTTTCAGCCAACTCCTCAATCTCACTCCTAGTTTCTCGTGCAAATTCAACTATGAGAATTGCTCCTGGATCTCCTTCTACAAAAAAGCGGTTCTTCCGTTGCTCTATATTATCTTTTGTAAGCGAAAGGATGGTATTATCCATCATTTCAACGGCACCTGGATTATATTTTAGAGCAATTAGGTTGGCCTTGAAGGCTTCTTCCTTTGTGTGTAGATGTATGCAGACTACTGCTTTTTCTTTTGGTGGGACGGGGAGTAGGTTAAGGGTAATTTCGGTTATGATGCCAAGGGTTCCTTCCGATCCTGCTATGAGGGCGCAAAGATTAAATGGCTTGTTTTCGCTGGAAAACGGGGCGGATTCACACAGCAAATCGAGTGCATAACCGGTATTTCTACGCTTAAGACTCTTGTCTGGGAATTGTGATGTAATCTCGTTTCGGTTTTCTTCCACCGATAGAATTGATTGTATCTTTCGATATATCTCGCCTTCTAACGACTGGAGGGCGATTTTCTCTTCACATTCAGTAGATGAAAGTGGTTTAAATTCAACCTCTGAACCATCGGCGAGAAGCATTTTCAATGAGATTAGATGGTCCCGGGTACTGCCATATATTAAGGAATGAGAACCACACGAGTTATTTCCAACCATTCCGCCCATCATACATCGGTTCGAGGTGGAGGTCTCCGGTCCAAAAAAGAGCCCGTAGGTTTCTAGGTGTTGGTTCAGCTCATCGAGTATTACTCCAGGCTGAACCTTTACCCAAAGTCTATCTTGGTTTAGTTCAATGATTTGACCAAAGTATCGCGAAATATCCACAACTAATCCATCACCAACCACTTGGCCTGCAAGAGAAGTGCCTGCTGCCCGAGGTATAAGCGGAATACTATTTGCTGAGGCAAAACGGATGAGTTTTTGAAGATCAAATATGTTTCGGGGTATGGCAACGCCTATAGGAATTTCACGGTATGCTGAAGCGTCGGTTGCATACTGCATGCGCGCGCTTATATCTGTAAACAGTTCGCCTTCAAGTTGCTTTTTTAGTAAGGTAAGGCTGTTGGTTTTATGGTTTACTTTCATTGGGCTCTTATTTAAGGAGCCGTAAAAGTAAAAAATCCTAAGTGAGTAGTTTTCTATTCTGATAATTAATTCCGTTTAAATGCAGTTGCTTCTACGATTGTTGCGATATCTGTGTTAACTTACCATATGTTTTGGCAGAAGGATATTCTGCACATGTTTGTCTTCTGTAACTATACCAATAGAAATTATTACTTTTGTAAAAAAGAAATAGCTATGTCCTATTTTCGAATTTGGATGCACGTGGTGCTAATTACTGAGGGGCAGGAAGAGTTGTTGGATGATGTTACGGCTAATAGTATTACGTCCAACATAAAAGCGAAGGCAATGGAAAAGGGGATTCTTGTGGATTCTGCAGGTGCCTCGAAGGAGCATGTACACTTTCTGATTTCTCTCGGTGTAAATCAGAACGTAGGCGCGGTAATTGAAGATTTAAAGGAAATAGTTAGTAGAATGGTGAATATGCCAAAGTTAACAGCTACACCTCTGTTTTGGGATGATGGTTATTTTGCTTTCTCTGCAAGCCATTCACTAATTGATAAGGTTAGGGAATACATCAAGGGACAGGTTGTTTTGCACCAGCGAAAAACGTTTCAAGAGGAGTTTTCCGAGTTTTGCGAGAAGCATGGCTTTATAATAAAGCGGTAAAATATTAGGCGGTTTGTATTTCCTTTCAGAAAGGAAAAATTAAGAAATTATTGCCTCTGATACTCAGAGATGCTAAGTGTAATTGTAAATTATTTTAGTATTTCTTCGCTTGGCTACTCCTAAATATTATGAAAACTGATACTTACGAATATTTTATTGGCACTTTTGGCAATAATGCCTCTGAGCAGAAAAGAGGATTGTAAATATCTTTCATTGTCATAAGGCTAATAGGTTTCCCTATTATGGTCGAGGAATAGCGATTACAATCGTTTGTTTTTTCTTAAAACGAAGAAAGTCATGACTCTAATAGACATTGCTTGAGCCAGATGAGAAATCTGGCACAGTTTTAACAAAAAGGTGTTGTAAAAATGCTTTTTTTTAGTGGAAACCACGCTTTTTTCAGTATTTTTACATCGGAATGCTGATTAATACAATATTCTGTAATACAATGTATTATATCAATATGGTTGCTAGGAATACTGCATTTGCCTTTTGTTACCGTAACCGTGGTCTCAACCGCGTGGGGAGTTGTCACTCCTCATTAGTCCTATCAAATTCCTCCAAATTGTCTTTTCTACCTCTGAATAATAACCAATTCATAACTTTTTTAAGATGGTAATTCTCGTATTAAACTGCGGCAGTTCGTCCATTAAGTATCAACTTATTGACATGATAAGTGACAAATCCAGCAATCTCCTTGCCAAAGGCATGGTTGAGCGTATTGGATTAAACGACGGAATACTTGCTCATAAGCCAAACGGCAAGGACAAGTTTGAGGTAACCAAGAGTATTCCTGATCACACCATCGGGATCAACATGATTCTTGAAGCACTTGTTGATAAGGATCATGGCGTTATTGGCAGTTTGACGGATATTTCTGCAGTAGGCCACCGTGTTGCTCACGGAGGCGAATTCTTTACCGAGAGCGTATTGATAACGGACAAAGTGAAGGAGGAGATCGAAAAGTGTATCGAACTTGCTCCTCTCCATAACCCCGCTAACCTCAAGGGTGTTCTAAGTATGGAAAACCTTCTTCCAGGAGTCTCTCAGGTTGCTGTTTTCGATACCAGTTTTCACCAATCCATGCCACCGCATAGCTACCTCTATGCTATTCCTTATAAGTTTTATGAAAAATATAAGGTTCGTCGCTACGGTTTCCACGGTACTAGTCATAAGTTTGTTGCTCAAAAGGCTTGCAAATTGGTTGACATCGATTTCGATAATTCAAAAATTATTACCTGTCACCTTGGAAATGGTGCGTCTATAACTGCCATTCAAAACGGAAAATCGCTCGATACTTCAATGGGATTTACTCCGGTGGATGGTCTTATCATGGGTACCCGCAGCGGTACGGTTGATCCCGGTGTTCTTCTTTATCTGGCTGATAAAGAAAATCTTAACCTTAAGGGTGTTAACGATCTAATTAACAAACAAAGTGGGGTTCAAGGTATTTCTGGAATCTCTTCCGATATGCGCGATATTGAATGCGCTGCGGCTAATGGCAACGAGCGCGCTATTCTCGCCCTCGATATGTACTACTATAGAGTAACCAAATTTATCGGTGCTTATGCAGCGGTAATGGGAGGTGTTGATCTTATTGTATTTACCGGTGGCATCGGTGAGAACGATCCAGTGCTTCGCGAGAAAGTATCTACTATGTTTGCATTCATGGGTGTCGATTTTGATGCTGAGGCAAATAAGGGCGTTCGGGGTAAGGATAAACTTCTAACTAAACCAAACTCCAGAGTAAAAGTAATGGCGATTACTACTGACGAGGAATTGGTTATTGCAACCGATACTCGCTCAATTGTTAGCAAATTGAAATAATTTTAAAATATTTTCACTTATGGCAATAACAAAACTTGACCAAATCTTTGACGTAGTTCGACTCAAAGGCAAAAAGAGACTTGTGGCTGCTTATGCCAACGATTCTCATACAATTGGCGCTGTTGGCATGGCTGTTGACATGGGAATTATCGATGGTATTCTTGTGGGCGACGAAGCTACTATTAAAAGGGTTTGCGACGAAGAAAAGATAGATGTAAAGAAATTTCGCATCGTTCAGGAAGCCGACGAAATGAAGGCTGCAAGCAAAGCGGTGGAACTCATAAATAAGGGCGAAGGCGATATTCTTATGAAGGGACTTGTAAGTACCGACAAGTATATGCGCGCTATTCTTAACAAGGAAACTGGCTTGATGCCTCCTAAGGCAGTGCTTACCCACGTTACCGTTGTGGAGGTGCCTACATATCATAAGCTACTTGTTGTTAGTGATGTTGCTGTAATTCCTGCTCCCGATTTTAACCAAAAGGTGGCAATAACTAACTATGTAATTAAGGTGGCTCAATCTCTTCAAATTGAGAAGCCTAAGGTTGCTATATTAGCTGCTACCGAGCAAATGCTTGCAGGTATGCTTGCATGTTCCGAAGCGGCCATGATCTCGAAAATGGCCGATCGCGGCCAAATTAAGGGCGCATTTGTGGATGGTCCTTTAGCACTTGATGTAGCAATCGATAAAGAATCGGCTGAAATAAAGAAGATTGGTGGTAATGTCGCTGGCGATGCCGATTGCATTGTATTTCCAAATATCGAATCGGGGAACGTGTTCTTTAAAACCTGCACAAAGTTAGCAAAGGGTGAACTTGGCGCAATGGTAATGGGAGCAAAGGTTCCATGCGTACTCACCTCTAGGGGCGATAGCGTTAAGTCTAAAATGTATTCAATTGCCTTGGCTGCATTATCTACAAAATAGTAACCACCGCGAAAAAAAATACTAAGAATGGAAGATTTTAGAGTATTGGCAATTAATCCAGGTTCTACTTCTACTAAAATTGCTGTATATCAAGGAAATAAATCAATTTTCTTGAAAAATATAAAGCATTCAACAGAGGAACTACAAGGATATTGTCATATTTCCGAACAATTTGAGTTTCGTAAGGAGATTATTCTCAGAGAACTTGAATCTGCTGATATCAAAATAGATTCTATTCACGCTGTTGTTGGACGGGGCGGTTTAGTAAAACCAATTGAATCTGGTGTTTATTTGGTAAATGAGCGCATGAAAGAGGACCTTAAAGTGGGGATTCTTGGAGAACATGCCAGTAACTTGGGAGGATTAATTGCAGATAATATCGCACAAAGCCTACCCAATACCAAAGCTTACATCGCCGATCCTGTCGTTGTTGACGAAATGCAACCAGTAGCGCGTGTCTCAGGACATCCGCGGTTTGAGCGTCTGTCCATATTTCATGCGCTAAACCAGAAAGCTATTGCACGTACCTACTCCAAATCACTCGACAAAAAATATGAGGAGATAAACCTAATTATTGCTCACCTTGGTGGGGGTATTTCGGTAGGAGCCCATCATAATGGTCGGGTAATCGATGTAAACAATGCATTGGATGGTGAAGGTCCTTTTTCACCGGAGCGTTCTGGCACTTTACCATCGGCTGCTTTAGCTAAGCTTTGCTTTAGTGGCGAGGTTACCCTAGCAGAGGTGAAGAAGATGATTAACGGACAAGGTGGACTTGTTGCCTTTATGGGAACAAATGACGCTTATGAGGTTGAAATGAGAGCTAAGGCTGGAGATGAGAAGGCTGTTTTGATCCAAGACGCAATGTCGTACCAAGTTGGTAAAGCAATTGGTGGAATGGCAGCCGTGCTTAAAGGTAAAGTAGATGGAATATTGCTAACTGGTGGTATTGCTCACAATCCATTTCTTGTAGATTATGTAAAGGAGATGGTTGGCTTTATTGCTCCGATCGTAGTATATCCAGGTGAAGACGAAATGCAGGCTTTGGCTATCAATGGCCTTATGGTGCTGCGTGGCGAGGTTGAACCGAAAGAGTATAGGTAAGATTTGTTTTTAAGAAGCAAGTCTCGTCATTAATAATGGCTGTCCATATTACTTGGGCAGCCATTATTTTTTGGTTTTATGGAGTGGTAATGGCGACAGGAATTACTTTACCATTAAATAATTTTCCACCAGTTACCGCAAAATTAACAATCCATGCAGCCATATCTGTAGAGCTTACCGGAGAGGTAAAACCGGGGAATGCTTCTTTAAGCATAGGCGTATTTACCGATCCTAGCGCTACACAGTTCACGCTTATTTTGGATTCCTTCAACTCTTCGGCTAGGCATTCAGTCAAGACGGCTAGAGCACCCTTCGTGGCGCTATAGATGCTCAGTCCTTTAAATTTCTGGCTTCCTTGAAAACCTCCCATGCTGCTTATGTTCACGATATGTGGCGATGTGCCTTTTCGCATCATTGGGAGCAGGATTCGGGTTAGCTGTGCTGGAGCAAGAAAATTCACGCTACACATTTGCAATGCTTCCTCTGCTGTAATGCTTTCAAATGGTTTATTAATCAGGAATCCTGCGTTATTAATGAGAATATCAATATGTGGCAAAAACTGCTGAATCTTTGGCAGCAGTACCGTTTCGTACTGTGACACTTGTTCCAAATCGAAAACTATTGGGTAGAGATGTGCTTGAACATTCTTCCGAATACATGCGTTTTTAAGGTCTTTTAATCCTGCTTCATTTCTTGATATGGCCACAATATTATTATCACCAATTTCGGCAAAGCATTGCGCCATTTCAAAGCCAATACCTCGGCTTCCTCCTGTAATAAGTATATTCATGAGTATATGTATAAGTAATTTGTTCCTTTACCGTAATTATTTAAGTGGCTCAAACGGTATTAGCCAGTGCCAATCTACCCGAAAAAACTTTTCCCTCTGTAGCAAAGGTACCTGTCTTTTTTGTTTCTACCTTTATATCTTTAAAAATATATGCATTTTTTTGACCTGAAATAAGTTGTATTGGTGTTTCTTTTATGAAACAACCATTATGTATAAAGATGGTAAAATGTAGTTTAGGATGAGAAAAGTTTTTTTTTATGCTCTGTCGCTGTTAGCCTTTCTGGCCATCTCCAATCTTGGATTTGCCCAATACTATGAATCTGCCAATGGACCAAAAAAGCCAAATCGGTGGTTTTTTGGCGGAAATCTTGGTTTCTCAGCAGGTTCAGTAACCTATATCGAAGTTGCACCAATCGTTGGTTACAGGCTAACTCCAAAACTCGCGGTAGGAAGTGGCATAAAATACCAGTATTTCAATGATACAAGAGAGTCGTATGGATTAAGTAATTTTGAAACGCACGTTTACGGCCTTAACCTATTTAGTACCTATTCATTGCTCGATAATCTTGAAGAAACACTTGGTATTTCTGGAATTGGAGGTATATTGTTGCAGGTCGAATACGAAGGCCTTAGTCTTGAGCGAAAATACTTCGACTATCCCACCTTCCCCGAAAATGGGCGGATGTGGGTTTCAAACTATCTGGTTGGTTTTGGGATACGACAACCCATAGGCCAGCGCTCTTCCGTAAATATACTATTCTTGTGGAGTATCGATCCACCCAAAACTTCTCCGAATTCAAATCCTATCATTCGAATCGGATTTAACTTTTAGGCCACTTCGTTGTTATTAAGTCTGCACTGGAAAACTTCGAAAAATATTTTTTTTTAAGTTGTTTGATGTAAGGTTGATATGAATGATTAATGTCATTTTGCAGAAAGAATTATTAATTGTTTCTTTGCACCCAAATAATTAAGTAGTATTCAAAACAGATAAGCTAATGAATATCGGACAAAACAAAGTAGTGTCACTCAGCTATGAGTTGACTGTTAACGGTGAAGTTATCCAAACGGTTGACAATACCAATCCTATGACTTTTATGGTTGGTCGTGGTTACCTATTACCAAAATTCGAAGAGAATATCACAAACCTAAAAGTTGGTGATACTTTTGACTTTGCTATTTCCAGCGAGGAAGCATATGGTGAAAGGAATGAAGATTATACCGTTGAGTTACCAAAGGATGCATTCATGGTTGAAGGCGAATTCGACAGTGAATTTATTTTTCCAGGCAACGTAATTCCAATGGTTGATGCCGAAGGCAATCACCTAGAGGGAACCGTTCTTCGCGTTGAAGAGGCTATTGTTGCTGTGGACTTCAATCACCCACTTGCAGGTAAAGGCCTTGCATTTAAGGGCGAAATTGTTGACGTTCGCGAGGCTACTGCCGACGAACTTGAGCATGGTCATATCCACGGAGACGATCATTCCTCTTGCGGTTGCGATGACGAAGGTTGCGAAGGCGGCGGTTGTGGCGACAAAGCAGAAAAGGAAATGGGTGGCTGTGGTTGCGGCTGCGGTTGCAACTAAACCAACACACATAATATTTTTAGGCTGCCTAACTAGGCAGCCTTTTTTTTTCTATTTTGCCAAGGAAAAACTTAAGGTTATGGGAATAAAAAAAATGCCACTCTATACAAAAATCCTCCTCGGAATGGGGTTGGGCCTTGTTTGGGGAATTATAGCTGTATGGCTTGGGGCTACTGCGTTTAGTTCGATGTGGATTAAGCCCTTTGGCGTGATATTCCTCAATCTTTTAAAGTTGATTGCCATTCCGTTGATCTTTGTTTCTTTGGTTAAGGGGATTTCTAGTCTTTCTGATATTAGTCGTCTCTCGAGCATTGGCGTAAAAACACTTTCTATTTACATTGTAACAACAGTACTTGCCGTAAGTATTGGATTAATAGTTGTAAATATTGTCAATCCAGGTTCATTTTTTCCTCAGGAAAAACGCGCTGAACTTATTCACAAATACTCCACTGTTGTGGAAGAGAAGAAGGCAGAGGTTAAAAAAGTTAAAGACCAATCTCCATTAGCCATTATTGTGGATATGGTTCCCGAAAATGTTATCAGCGCTGCTTCGGATAATAGAAATATGTTGCAGGTTATTTTGTTTGCCGCTCTTTTTGGAGTGGCCTTGGCCCTTACTAAAGGAACCAACACTGGAGTCGTAATCAATTTTTTCGATGGATTAAACGACGTGATCCTCAAAATTATCGACATTATAATGCTTTTTGCTCCGATAGGGGTTTTCGCTTTGCTTGGTTCCCTTATCGTGGACTTTGCAGGG from Williamwhitmania taraxaci encodes the following:
- a CDS encoding FKBP-type peptidyl-prolyl cis-trans isomerase; protein product: MNIGQNKVVSLSYELTVNGEVIQTVDNTNPMTFMVGRGYLLPKFEENITNLKVGDTFDFAISSEEAYGERNEDYTVELPKDAFMVEGEFDSEFIFPGNVIPMVDAEGNHLEGTVLRVEEAIVAVDFNHPLAGKGLAFKGEIVDVREATADELEHGHIHGDDHSSCGCDDEGCEGGGCGDKAEKEMGGCGCGCGCN
- the buk gene encoding butyrate kinase; this encodes MEDFRVLAINPGSTSTKIAVYQGNKSIFLKNIKHSTEELQGYCHISEQFEFRKEIILRELESADIKIDSIHAVVGRGGLVKPIESGVYLVNERMKEDLKVGILGEHASNLGGLIADNIAQSLPNTKAYIADPVVVDEMQPVARVSGHPRFERLSIFHALNQKAIARTYSKSLDKKYEEINLIIAHLGGGISVGAHHNGRVIDVNNALDGEGPFSPERSGTLPSAALAKLCFSGEVTLAEVKKMINGQGGLVAFMGTNDAYEVEMRAKAGDEKAVLIQDAMSYQVGKAIGGMAAVLKGKVDGILLTGGIAHNPFLVDYVKEMVGFIAPIVVYPGEDEMQALAINGLMVLRGEVEPKEYR
- a CDS encoding dicarboxylate/amino acid:cation symporter, whose protein sequence is MGIKKMPLYTKILLGMGLGLVWGIIAVWLGATAFSSMWIKPFGVIFLNLLKLIAIPLIFVSLVKGISSLSDISRLSSIGVKTLSIYIVTTVLAVSIGLIVVNIVNPGSFFPQEKRAELIHKYSTVVEEKKAEVKKVKDQSPLAIIVDMVPENVISAASDNRNMLQVILFAALFGVALALTKGTNTGVVINFFDGLNDVILKIIDIIMLFAPIGVFALLGSLIVDFAGESISSAGGLFVALGLYSLTVIIGLFFILLIVYPILIRIFGKMNPLFFLKGIFPAQLVAFSSSSSAATLPVTMEQVERELKVPKEICSFVLPVGSTVNMDGTSLYQAVAAVFIAQVFGIELSMTQQLTIVFTAVLASIGAAGVPGAGIIMLLIVLNSVGIPPEGLALILAVDRPLDMLRTVVNVTGDAMVSVFVARSEKLL
- a CDS encoding SDR family NAD(P)-dependent oxidoreductase gives rise to the protein MNILITGGSRGIGFEMAQCFAEIGDNNIVAISRNEAGLKDLKNACIRKNVQAHLYPIVFDLEQVSQYETVLLPKIQQFLPHIDILINNAGFLINKPFESITAEEALQMCSVNFLAPAQLTRILLPMMRKGTSPHIVNISSMGGFQGSQKFKGLSIYSATKGALAVLTECLAEELKESKISVNCVALGSVNTPMLKEAFPGFTSPVSSTDMAAWIVNFAVTGGKLFNGKVIPVAITTP
- a CDS encoding transposase — protein: MSYFRIWMHVVLITEGQEELLDDVTANSITSNIKAKAMEKGILVDSAGASKEHVHFLISLGVNQNVGAVIEDLKEIVSRMVNMPKLTATPLFWDDGYFAFSASHSLIDKVREYIKGQVVLHQRKTFQEEFSEFCEKHGFIIKR
- a CDS encoding EamA family transporter; amino-acid sequence: MFRGGLFVFLGACSYGVLSTFVKLAYDDGFSLGEVVGAQVFFGVIILWGIWSFLPQKRAVFANPRVSITLILSGITTAMVSICYYKCVQLLPASIAILLLMQFTWIGILLDWLICGKRPSLLQLVAVTLILGGTALAGGLLSSTSQVFSWVGVFYGIVSAVCFSLFILVSGRVRNSLHPIAKSALLMTGSCITIFLIFPPMFLVNGSLGGGLAQWALWLSVFGVVIPPVFFAKGMPTVGIGLGSIISSAELPVAVIMSVVVLHEQLVILQWLGIAVILLAIALPSMVFFMVKRAEH
- a CDS encoding FAD-binding and (Fe-S)-binding domain-containing protein yields the protein MKVNHKTNSLTLLKKQLEGELFTDISARMQYATDASAYREIPIGVAIPRNIFDLQKLIRFASANSIPLIPRAAGTSLAGQVVGDGLVVDISRYFGQIIELNQDRLWVKVQPGVILDELNQHLETYGLFFGPETSTSNRCMMGGMVGNNSCGSHSLIYGSTRDHLISLKMLLADGSEVEFKPLSSTECEEKIALQSLEGEIYRKIQSILSVEENRNEITSQFPDKSLKRRNTGYALDLLCESAPFSSENKPFNLCALIAGSEGTLGIITEITLNLLPVPPKEKAVVCIHLHTKEEAFKANLIALKYNPGAVEMMDNTILSLTKDNIEQRKNRFFVEGDPGAILIVEFARETRSEIEELAEKMEAEMRLNGYGYHFPVIWGTEVKKVWNLRKAGLGVLSNMKGDAKPVSVIEDTAVAPVRLPDYMHDFAQIMEKYNLDCVYHAHIGTGELHLRPILNLKDPKDVDLFRSVAIDTAHLVKRYKGSLSGEHGDGRLRGEFIPIMVGEKCYGWMKEIKDVFDPAGIFNPNKIVNTPQMNTSLRYEPGKPNRNIETIFDFSEEGGILREAEKCNGSGDCRKTEKAGGTMCPSYMASRNESSTTRARANILREFLTNSTKESPFDHKEIYEIMDLCLSCKGCKSECPSSVDMAKLKAEFLQHYYDKHGIPLRSRLVAYITKINALGSMAPSITNFVLTNRYVSRLLMKSLGFHPERNLPTLYKTTLARWFKKNQVAKPLNAKGKVFLFCDEFSNFNDVGVGIKAIKLLQTLGYEVAIPKHGESGRTYISKGLIRTAKRIANQNVMLLSDIITSETPLVGIEPSAILSFRDEYPSLVDKELRNKAKQLAPNTLLFEEFIVREFDNGNISANDFTQLEKETLLHGHCQQKSVASTEPTKKMLSIPKNYTVKEIPSGCCGMAGSFGYEKEHFELSMKVGELVLFPAVRKASAKTLITAPGTSCRHQIHDGTGRSAVHPIEILFDALK
- a CDS encoding acetate/propionate family kinase; protein product: MVILVLNCGSSSIKYQLIDMISDKSSNLLAKGMVERIGLNDGILAHKPNGKDKFEVTKSIPDHTIGINMILEALVDKDHGVIGSLTDISAVGHRVAHGGEFFTESVLITDKVKEEIEKCIELAPLHNPANLKGVLSMENLLPGVSQVAVFDTSFHQSMPPHSYLYAIPYKFYEKYKVRRYGFHGTSHKFVAQKACKLVDIDFDNSKIITCHLGNGASITAIQNGKSLDTSMGFTPVDGLIMGTRSGTVDPGVLLYLADKENLNLKGVNDLINKQSGVQGISGISSDMRDIECAAANGNERAILALDMYYYRVTKFIGAYAAVMGGVDLIVFTGGIGENDPVLREKVSTMFAFMGVDFDAEANKGVRGKDKLLTKPNSRVKVMAITTDEELVIATDTRSIVSKLK
- a CDS encoding phosphate acyltransferase is translated as MAITKLDQIFDVVRLKGKKRLVAAYANDSHTIGAVGMAVDMGIIDGILVGDEATIKRVCDEEKIDVKKFRIVQEADEMKAASKAVELINKGEGDILMKGLVSTDKYMRAILNKETGLMPPKAVLTHVTVVEVPTYHKLLVVSDVAVIPAPDFNQKVAITNYVIKVAQSLQIEKPKVAILAATEQMLAGMLACSEAAMISKMADRGQIKGAFVDGPLALDVAIDKESAEIKKIGGNVAGDADCIVFPNIESGNVFFKTCTKLAKGELGAMVMGAKVPCVLTSRGDSVKSKMYSIALAALSTK